Proteins encoded in a region of the Synechococcus sp. BIOS-U3-1 genome:
- a CDS encoding Nif11-like leader peptide family natural product precursor produces MSSNGLVEWGCDHCTLLFMSLQDLDTLLQQRRDEQELAQRLSEPVSVETLIELGRERGLTITEDDVFSAQLREDSDVPSAELQKRMADESRRLRHFIQG; encoded by the coding sequence ATGTCTAGCAATGGTCTGGTGGAATGGGGTTGTGACCATTGCACGCTGCTGTTCATGTCTCTTCAGGATCTTGATACTCTTCTCCAGCAACGCCGTGATGAGCAGGAACTGGCACAGCGCCTCTCGGAACCGGTGTCTGTTGAAACCTTGATCGAGCTCGGGCGTGAGCGTGGCCTCACCATCACTGAAGATGACGTTTTCAGCGCACAGTTAAGGGAAGATTCCGATGTTCCGTCCGCAGAATTGCAAAAGCGTATGGCTGATGAGTCCAGGCGCCTCAGGCATTTCATTCAGGGCTAA
- a CDS encoding carbohydrate ABC transporter permease, with protein MQSSVIRDPAGKAGLRAGALVQLLLLILLALLVLIPLLWLVSTSLKGPAEDIFTSPPALLPSQPSLDAYGRLFRDNPLGRYLFNSSVVSLLAVVANLLFCSLAAYPLARMRFSGRGLVLGLVIATILIPFQVVMIPLYLLMVQLGLRNTLMALVIPQAATAFGLYLLRQSFLGVPAELEEAARMDGCSKLGEWWNVMIPAARADLITLAMFVFIGTWSDFLWPLVILDDPQLFTLPLGLQQLASSFSLDWRIVAAGSVVSILPVLLLFILLQRFILPSASGDAVKG; from the coding sequence ATGCAGTCCTCCGTCATTCGAGACCCTGCTGGCAAAGCTGGGCTTCGTGCCGGGGCGTTAGTTCAGCTTCTGCTGCTGATTCTGCTGGCACTGTTGGTGCTCATTCCACTTCTGTGGCTGGTCAGCACGTCTTTGAAAGGTCCTGCAGAGGACATTTTCACGAGTCCACCGGCTTTGCTGCCTTCGCAACCCAGTCTTGATGCCTATGGACGGCTGTTTCGAGATAACCCTCTGGGCCGCTATCTCTTCAACAGCTCAGTGGTCAGCCTGTTGGCTGTGGTGGCCAATCTGCTGTTCTGTTCCCTTGCGGCTTACCCATTAGCGCGCATGCGCTTCTCAGGGCGTGGATTGGTTCTGGGCCTGGTGATCGCCACTATCCTCATCCCGTTCCAGGTGGTGATGATTCCTCTGTATCTCCTGATGGTGCAGCTGGGTCTTCGCAACACCCTGATGGCTCTCGTGATTCCACAGGCAGCAACAGCCTTTGGCTTGTATCTGCTTCGTCAGAGCTTTCTCGGGGTTCCCGCAGAGCTGGAGGAGGCTGCCCGCATGGATGGCTGCAGCAAGCTCGGTGAGTGGTGGAACGTGATGATTCCAGCAGCGCGAGCTGATCTGATCACTCTGGCCATGTTTGTGTTTATCGGCACCTGGAGTGATTTTCTTTGGCCACTGGTAATCCTGGATGACCCTCAGTTGTTCACCCTTCCGCTGGGTCTGCAGCAGCTGGCCAGCAGCTTTTCCCTCGATTGGAGAATTGTGGCCGCCGGCTCTGTGGTTTCCATTCTTCCAGTGCTGTTGCTGTTCATCCTTCTGCAGCGTTTCATTCTCCCCAGTGCCAGCGGAGATGCCGTCAAGGGCTGA
- a CDS encoding glycoside hydrolase family 57 protein, protein MANGALALVLHAHLPFVRGAEAHSLEEDWFFQALIECYLPLLETLEKAAADPGQSPLLTMGLSPTLLSLMADATLRERFPAWIRARLKLLLHAPADRQSAAEHLASSFQRHLSAWQRCDGNLIPRFAELQRQGVLDLLTCGATHGYLPLLREHPEVVRAQLRTAVREHHRLLGERPLGIWLPECAYYEGLDRWMRDAGLRYAVLDGHGLLHAEPRPRYGVYAPIVSRQGVAFFGRDSDATLPVWSAKDGYPGDPWYREFHRDLGWDLPAEQIEAMGLPTKRPLGLKLHRVSDPAGGLDGKQPYQPDQAIARTRDHAKHFLEGRRQQLDRLSEGMAIEPLLVAPFDAELFGHWWFEGPGFLAELFRQAPEQNIRFTSLRGVLNDQPNLQICNPCPSSWGRGGFHDYWLNETNAWIIPEWSRAGRAMVDRCSRGVGSELDLRLLHQAARELLLAQSSDWSFILRAGTTTELARERIERHLERFWRLIDAIEQHEPLPEGWLQELEEEDAIFPLIQPADWSSLNG, encoded by the coding sequence GTGGCCAATGGGGCACTGGCTCTTGTTCTGCACGCCCATCTGCCGTTCGTCCGCGGTGCGGAGGCCCACTCACTTGAAGAGGACTGGTTCTTCCAGGCCCTAATTGAGTGCTATCTCCCCCTCCTGGAGACGCTGGAGAAAGCTGCTGCTGATCCGGGGCAGAGCCCACTTCTGACCATGGGGCTGTCACCCACTCTGCTGTCACTGATGGCAGATGCCACGCTCAGAGAGCGCTTTCCCGCCTGGATCCGAGCGAGACTCAAGCTGTTGCTGCATGCCCCTGCTGATCGGCAATCGGCAGCAGAGCATTTGGCCAGCAGCTTCCAACGCCACCTCAGTGCATGGCAACGCTGTGACGGCAACCTGATTCCACGCTTCGCAGAACTCCAGCGCCAGGGCGTTCTCGACCTACTCACTTGTGGAGCAACCCATGGGTATCTGCCTCTGCTGAGAGAGCACCCCGAGGTCGTGCGTGCTCAGTTACGAACTGCTGTCAGAGAGCACCACAGATTGCTGGGAGAGAGACCTCTTGGCATCTGGCTTCCAGAATGTGCGTACTACGAAGGACTGGATCGCTGGATGCGCGATGCAGGACTGCGTTACGCCGTCCTTGATGGTCACGGACTGCTGCATGCGGAACCCCGACCGCGCTACGGGGTTTATGCACCGATTGTGAGCCGTCAGGGAGTCGCCTTCTTCGGTCGCGACAGTGATGCCACCCTTCCTGTTTGGTCAGCGAAGGACGGCTATCCAGGCGATCCCTGGTATCGCGAATTTCACCGAGATCTTGGCTGGGATCTACCTGCTGAACAGATCGAGGCCATGGGACTGCCCACCAAGCGTCCGCTAGGACTGAAGCTTCATCGGGTCAGCGATCCGGCCGGTGGTCTGGATGGAAAGCAGCCCTATCAGCCCGACCAAGCCATCGCACGCACCCGAGACCACGCTAAGCATTTCCTAGAAGGCAGACGCCAGCAGCTCGATCGGCTGAGCGAGGGCATGGCCATTGAACCTCTGCTCGTTGCGCCTTTTGATGCTGAGCTCTTCGGCCACTGGTGGTTTGAAGGTCCAGGCTTTCTGGCCGAACTGTTTCGCCAGGCACCAGAGCAGAACATCCGATTCACCAGCCTGCGTGGCGTGCTGAACGATCAACCGAATCTTCAGATCTGCAATCCCTGCCCTTCTAGTTGGGGCAGGGGTGGCTTTCACGATTACTGGCTCAACGAAACCAACGCCTGGATCATTCCTGAATGGAGCCGCGCAGGTCGAGCCATGGTGGACCGATGCAGCCGAGGTGTGGGGAGCGAATTAGATCTTCGTCTGTTGCATCAGGCCGCACGTGAACTGCTGCTGGCCCAGTCATCGGACTGGAGTTTCATTCTCAGAGCAGGCACCACAACGGAACTCGCCAGGGAGCGCATCGAGCGCCACCTCGAACGCTTTTGGCGATTGATCGACGCAATCGAGCAACATGAACCACTGCCTGAAGGATGGCTGCAGGAACTGGAAGAGGAGGATGCCATCTTCCCCTTGATTCAGCCAGCTGACTGGAGCAGCCTCAACGGCTGA
- a CDS encoding MTH1187 family thiamine-binding protein: MRVSVDLCLVPLGVGVSLGPSIALCQQVIKASGLDHQLGPNGTAVEGEWDDVFACIKACHERLHQEGVQRIHATLRVNTRIDRVQSFRDKVDSVNRLMP, translated from the coding sequence ATGCGGGTCAGTGTTGATCTTTGTTTGGTTCCTCTGGGGGTCGGTGTGTCCCTTGGTCCTTCAATCGCTTTGTGTCAACAGGTGATTAAGGCATCCGGGCTCGATCATCAGCTTGGACCTAATGGCACGGCCGTCGAAGGGGAGTGGGATGACGTTTTCGCTTGCATCAAGGCCTGTCATGAGCGCTTGCATCAAGAGGGAGTGCAGCGAATTCACGCCACGCTTCGCGTCAATACACGTATTGATCGGGTCCAGTCGTTTCGCGACAAGGTGGACAGCGTTAACCGTCTGATGCCGTGA
- a CDS encoding RluA family pseudouridine synthase, whose translation MASGFDDLAAAVPQLAGCSVVLEHPQYLVVDKPSGLLSQPGLGSHQSDSLITRLQDCCPELRLVHRLDRDTSGLILVAKNQSSLRSLSALFAARRVHKLYLADVVTPLIGRGGSIHLPLARLRRQPPEYGPHPDGKPCCTLWRKWTQLTDCTRLWLRPLTGRSHQLRAHLAAVGAPIFADRIYAPSAALGPMHMHAHVLSFQDPFDQRRVRVRSALPSWAEANLV comes from the coding sequence GTGGCGTCAGGCTTTGATGACTTGGCAGCAGCTGTTCCTCAGCTCGCTGGCTGTTCGGTTGTGCTCGAGCATCCTCAGTACCTGGTGGTGGACAAGCCATCTGGCCTGCTGAGCCAGCCCGGTCTTGGTTCGCATCAAAGTGATTCCTTGATCACACGACTCCAGGACTGTTGCCCTGAGCTCCGTTTGGTGCATCGCCTCGATCGGGATACGTCTGGACTCATTCTTGTGGCCAAAAATCAGAGCAGCCTGCGATCTCTCAGTGCTCTGTTTGCTGCTCGCAGAGTTCACAAGCTTTATCTCGCTGATGTGGTTACGCCTTTGATAGGCAGGGGTGGAAGTATTCACCTTCCCCTGGCAAGGCTGCGACGCCAGCCGCCTGAATATGGACCGCATCCAGATGGCAAGCCTTGTTGCACGCTTTGGCGCAAGTGGACGCAGTTAACCGATTGCACACGTCTTTGGTTGCGGCCACTGACCGGCCGTTCCCATCAGTTGCGGGCTCATCTGGCTGCTGTGGGTGCTCCGATCTTTGCTGATCGCATCTATGCCCCCTCCGCGGCTCTGGGCCCTATGCATATGCATGCTCATGTGCTGAGCTTTCAGGACCCTTTTGACCAGCGACGGGTTCGTGTGCGCTCTGCCCTTCCATCATGGGCTGAAGCGAACCTGGTTTAG
- a CDS encoding 2-isopropylmalate synthase produces MAHDPGRVLIFDTTLRDGEQSPGASLNLEEKLAIAQQLARLGVDVIEAGFPFASPGDFAAVQRIAQQVGGENGPVICGLSRASRGDIKACAEAVAPAPRRRIHTFIATSDIHLEYKLRKSRQEVLAIVPDMVAYAHSLVDDVEFSCEDAGRSDPEFLYEVIEAAIAAGATTINIPDTVGYTTPTEFGELIAGIDRHVPNIGDAVLSVHGHNDLGLAVANFLEAVKNGARQLECTINGIGERAGNAALEELVMALHVRRRYFNPFLGRDAESPTPLTAVRTEEITKTSRLVSNLTGMVVQPNKAIVGANAFAHVSGIHQDGVLKNRLTYEIVDARTVGLSDNRISLGKLSGRSAVRARLEELGYDLSREDLDDAFARFKDLADRKREITDRDLEAIVSEQVQQPEARYQLKLVQVSCGSSTNPTATVTLADEDGKEKTMASIGTGPVDAVCQALNGLAGVPNELVEFSVKSVTEGIDAIGEVTIRLRRDGELYSGHSADTDVVVAAAQAFVNALNRLVAGSAQPALHPQRDTAPLDARPTL; encoded by the coding sequence ATGGCCCACGACCCAGGCCGCGTTTTGATCTTCGACACCACCCTCAGGGATGGTGAACAATCTCCGGGGGCCAGCCTCAACCTTGAGGAGAAACTGGCGATTGCGCAGCAGCTGGCAAGACTGGGCGTGGATGTGATCGAGGCGGGCTTTCCCTTCGCCAGTCCAGGGGACTTTGCTGCTGTCCAGCGCATTGCCCAACAGGTCGGGGGAGAGAACGGGCCAGTGATCTGTGGGCTGTCGCGGGCGTCGAGAGGCGATATCAAAGCCTGCGCTGAAGCGGTGGCTCCAGCCCCTCGTAGACGGATCCATACGTTCATCGCAACCAGCGATATTCACCTCGAGTACAAACTGCGCAAAAGCCGTCAGGAGGTGCTGGCCATCGTGCCCGACATGGTGGCGTATGCCCATTCCCTGGTCGATGACGTCGAGTTCTCCTGCGAAGACGCAGGGCGCAGCGACCCAGAATTTTTATATGAAGTCATCGAGGCTGCAATTGCTGCCGGTGCCACCACCATCAATATTCCCGACACGGTTGGCTACACCACACCCACGGAGTTTGGTGAGCTGATTGCGGGAATTGATCGCCATGTTCCCAACATCGGCGATGCGGTGTTGTCTGTTCATGGACACAACGATCTCGGCCTTGCTGTCGCCAACTTCCTGGAGGCTGTCAAGAACGGGGCGCGACAGCTTGAATGCACGATCAACGGCATTGGTGAGCGAGCCGGTAATGCTGCCCTTGAGGAACTGGTCATGGCGTTGCATGTGCGCCGCCGTTATTTCAATCCCTTCTTGGGTCGTGATGCGGAGTCGCCGACTCCACTTACGGCGGTGCGCACTGAGGAGATCACTAAAACCTCACGTTTGGTTTCCAACCTCACTGGCATGGTGGTGCAGCCCAACAAGGCGATCGTGGGCGCTAACGCTTTTGCCCATGTATCGGGAATCCATCAAGACGGTGTCCTTAAGAACCGGCTGACCTACGAAATCGTCGATGCCCGCACAGTAGGACTCAGTGACAACCGCATTTCTCTTGGCAAGCTCAGTGGTCGTAGTGCCGTGCGTGCACGTCTCGAAGAGCTGGGTTATGACCTCAGCCGCGAGGATCTTGATGATGCCTTCGCTCGTTTTAAGGACCTTGCCGATCGCAAACGTGAAATCACCGATCGTGACCTTGAAGCCATCGTCAGTGAGCAGGTTCAGCAGCCCGAGGCCCGCTATCAGCTGAAGCTGGTGCAGGTGAGTTGTGGCAGCAGCACCAACCCAACCGCCACAGTCACCCTGGCGGATGAGGATGGCAAGGAGAAGACCATGGCATCCATTGGCACCGGTCCAGTGGATGCCGTTTGTCAAGCACTCAACGGTCTGGCTGGGGTCCCCAATGAACTGGTGGAGTTCTCAGTGAAATCTGTCACTGAGGGCATTGATGCCATCGGTGAGGTGACCATCAGGCTGCGACGAGACGGTGAGTTGTATTCAGGACATTCCGCCGATACTGATGTGGTGGTGGCTGCGGCTCAGGCCTTCGTCAATGCTTTGAACCGTCTGGTGGCTGGGTCTGCGCAACCGGCTTTGCATCCCCAGAGGGATACCGCACCCCTTGATGCCCGTCCCACCCTCTGA
- the gyrA gene encoding DNA gyrase subunit A: MADSVGPGSGGPGDSDDRIIQTDLRNEMSRSYLEYAMSVIVGRALPDARDGLKPVHRRILYAMYELGLTSDRPYRKCARVVGEVLGKYHPHGDTAVYDALVRMAQSFSMSMPLIDGHGNFGSVDNDPPAAMRYTESRLQALTTDSLLEDIEAETVDFSDNFDGSQQEPTVLPSRIPQLLLNGSAGIAVGMATNIPPHNLGELIAGLLALIENRDIGDQELMALIPGPDFPTGGQILGRTGIKETYLSGRGSVTMRGVAGIETLEIPGRPDRDAVIITELPYQTNKAGLIERIAEMVNDKKLEGISDIRDESDRDGMRIVVELRRDAYPQVVLNNLYKLTPLQSNFSAYMLALVNGEPILLTLRKMLDVFLDFRVETIERRTRYLLRKAEERDHILLGLLLALDQLDPIIALIRAAPDTATARQQLQDRHGLSEVQADAILQMQLRRLTALEADKIRLEHEDLVAKIADYKDILGRRERVFGLIKDELNQLRDRHAVPRRTEILDLGGGLEDIDLIANERSVVLVTETGYLKRMPVSEFEATSRGTRGKAGTRSQGEDPVKLFIGCNDHDTLLLFSDRGVSYALPAYRVPQCSRTAKGTPVVQLLPIPREEAITSLLAVSEFNDDTDLLMLTQGGFIKRTRLSAFSNIRSNGLIAIGLEEGDALTWVRLSVPGDSVLIGSKAGMTIHFRLSDDELRPLGRTARGVRSMNLRAGDELVSMDVLPVELADQIAASADDSDDEGTPASEGPWVLVASAAGLGKRVPVTQFRLQKRAGMGLRAMKFRTDADQLVGLSVLGAGEELLLVSEKGVIVRTSADAIPQQSRAATGVRLQKLDKGDHLLKVVLVPPEAETHELDDASADSDSSDAVDVNAESAPADS; the protein is encoded by the coding sequence ATGGCGGATTCAGTGGGGCCCGGCAGCGGCGGTCCCGGCGATTCCGACGATCGGATCATCCAGACCGACCTTCGAAACGAGATGTCGCGCTCGTATCTCGAGTACGCGATGAGCGTGATCGTCGGTAGAGCTCTGCCTGACGCTCGAGATGGTCTCAAACCTGTTCATCGCAGGATTCTTTACGCGATGTACGAGCTGGGTCTCACCAGTGACCGCCCCTATCGCAAGTGCGCGCGTGTGGTGGGTGAAGTGCTCGGTAAGTACCACCCCCATGGAGATACAGCCGTCTACGACGCGCTGGTGCGGATGGCCCAGAGTTTCTCGATGTCGATGCCTCTGATCGACGGGCATGGCAATTTCGGTTCGGTGGACAATGATCCGCCGGCTGCAATGCGCTACACCGAATCGCGGCTGCAGGCCCTCACGACCGATTCTCTGCTCGAAGATATCGAGGCGGAGACCGTCGATTTCAGTGACAATTTCGACGGTTCACAGCAAGAGCCCACGGTTCTGCCATCACGGATTCCTCAGCTGTTGCTCAACGGCTCAGCAGGAATCGCCGTTGGCATGGCGACCAATATTCCTCCTCACAACCTTGGAGAGCTGATCGCTGGTCTTCTGGCCCTGATTGAGAACCGCGACATCGGCGATCAGGAGTTGATGGCCCTGATTCCTGGCCCCGATTTTCCGACCGGAGGCCAGATCCTGGGTCGCACCGGAATCAAGGAGACCTATCTCAGTGGTCGTGGTTCGGTGACCATGCGCGGTGTTGCTGGCATCGAAACCCTCGAGATTCCTGGCCGTCCTGATCGCGATGCGGTGATCATCACTGAACTCCCGTATCAGACCAACAAAGCAGGGCTGATTGAGCGCATTGCCGAGATGGTCAATGACAAGAAACTTGAGGGGATCTCAGATATCCGCGATGAAAGTGATCGCGACGGCATGCGGATTGTCGTGGAGCTTCGCCGCGATGCCTATCCCCAGGTGGTGCTGAACAATCTCTACAAGCTCACCCCTTTGCAGAGCAATTTCAGTGCCTACATGCTGGCGCTCGTAAACGGTGAGCCGATTTTGCTCACCCTGCGCAAAATGCTGGATGTGTTTCTCGACTTCAGGGTCGAGACCATCGAGCGCCGCACGCGCTACCTGCTGCGTAAGGCTGAGGAACGCGATCACATCCTGCTTGGTCTGCTGCTTGCCCTCGACCAGCTTGATCCGATCATTGCCCTGATCAGGGCTGCTCCCGATACCGCCACAGCGCGACAGCAGCTGCAGGACCGTCATGGCTTGAGCGAGGTCCAGGCAGACGCGATCCTGCAGATGCAGCTGCGGCGACTCACCGCCCTTGAAGCCGACAAGATTCGCTTAGAGCATGAGGATCTGGTCGCCAAGATCGCCGACTACAAGGACATTCTTGGTCGTCGAGAGCGGGTCTTCGGTCTGATCAAAGACGAACTCAATCAATTGAGGGATCGTCACGCCGTTCCACGCCGAACTGAGATTCTCGACCTTGGTGGCGGCCTCGAAGACATCGATTTGATCGCCAACGAGCGGTCTGTCGTGCTGGTGACCGAAACCGGTTATCTCAAGCGCATGCCGGTAAGCGAGTTTGAAGCCACCAGCCGGGGCACCCGCGGTAAGGCCGGCACCAGAAGCCAGGGTGAAGATCCGGTCAAGCTGTTCATTGGCTGCAATGACCACGACACCTTGTTGCTGTTCAGTGACCGTGGCGTGTCGTATGCCCTTCCGGCGTATCGCGTTCCTCAGTGCAGCCGAACGGCCAAGGGAACACCCGTGGTTCAGTTGCTGCCCATTCCCAGGGAGGAGGCGATTACCTCGCTTCTCGCTGTGTCTGAATTCAACGACGACACCGATCTGTTGATGTTGACCCAGGGGGGATTCATCAAACGAACTCGCCTGTCGGCGTTCAGCAACATTCGCTCCAACGGTTTGATTGCCATTGGCCTTGAGGAGGGTGATGCGCTCACATGGGTCCGACTCTCTGTGCCCGGCGACAGTGTTCTGATCGGCTCGAAAGCCGGAATGACGATTCACTTCCGCCTTAGCGACGATGAACTTCGCCCTCTGGGTCGTACCGCTCGTGGTGTTCGCTCGATGAATCTCCGCGCAGGAGATGAACTGGTGAGCATGGATGTGCTGCCGGTAGAGCTTGCTGATCAGATCGCTGCCAGTGCTGATGACAGTGATGATGAAGGCACCCCTGCCAGTGAGGGGCCCTGGGTGTTGGTGGCCTCGGCAGCGGGCCTCGGCAAGAGAGTTCCGGTGACTCAATTCCGTTTGCAGAAACGCGCTGGAATGGGACTGAGGGCGATGAAATTCCGCACGGATGCCGATCAGCTGGTGGGTCTCAGCGTTCTTGGTGCTGGTGAGGAGTTGCTGCTGGTGAGTGAAAAGGGAGTGATCGTCCGGACCAGTGCCGATGCCATTCCTCAGCAATCCCGGGCCGCTACGGGCGTTCGCCTTCAGAAGCTCGACAAGGGTGATCACCTTCTCAAGGTCGTGCTGGTTCCCCCGGAAGCCGAGACGCATGAGCTCGATGATGCTTCAGCGGACTCTGATTCCAGTGATGCTGTTGACGTCAACGCCGAGAGTGCGCCTGCGGACAGCTGA
- the crtL gene encoding lycopene beta cyclase codes for MASCADVLVLGGGPAALCIASELHQRGVVVEGIAPEPVDAPWPNTYGIWVDELKALNLEHLIEHRWNDTVSYFGAGGSEVADQPLVHGIEYGLFDRAALQNHWLQRALGVVWHRDTADHLEAGADHTLVTCASGKVRKARLVIDASGAGSSHILRPDQGPVAGQAAYGVVGRFSEAPISSGRFVLMDYRSNHLSEIQRLEPPTFLYAMDLGDGVFFIEETSLALAPGVPYDVLKQRLQQRLDQRGVQITEVIHEEFCLFPMNLPLPDRSQPVLAFGGAASMVHPASGYMVGALLRRGPGLADALTAALADTSLGSADLARRGWQTLWPTELVLRHQLYQFGLGRLMGFNASLLRTHFATFFSLARADWFGFLTNTLPLPRLMAVMLRLFALSPWELRRGLVLGAEKSQAPDFSR; via the coding sequence TTGGCTAGCTGCGCTGATGTTCTGGTGCTTGGGGGCGGTCCGGCCGCCCTCTGTATCGCCTCGGAGCTTCACCAGCGTGGAGTGGTTGTCGAAGGCATCGCTCCCGAGCCTGTGGATGCACCATGGCCCAACACTTACGGCATCTGGGTCGATGAACTAAAGGCCCTCAACCTTGAACATCTAATTGAGCACCGCTGGAACGATACGGTCAGCTACTTCGGTGCCGGTGGCTCAGAGGTCGCAGATCAACCGCTCGTTCATGGCATCGAGTACGGATTGTTTGACCGCGCTGCCCTTCAGAACCATTGGCTGCAACGAGCGCTCGGGGTTGTCTGGCATCGGGACACTGCCGATCATTTGGAGGCAGGAGCCGACCACACACTGGTGACCTGTGCCTCAGGAAAAGTGCGCAAGGCCAGGCTTGTCATTGATGCCTCCGGCGCCGGTAGTTCGCACATTCTCAGGCCAGATCAGGGCCCGGTCGCTGGACAGGCTGCCTACGGCGTCGTGGGGCGTTTCTCAGAAGCCCCTATTAGCAGTGGACGTTTCGTCTTAATGGATTATCGCAGCAATCATCTCAGTGAGATACAGCGTTTGGAACCTCCCACGTTTCTCTATGCCATGGATCTAGGCGATGGGGTGTTTTTCATTGAAGAGACATCACTTGCATTGGCACCGGGGGTTCCCTACGACGTGCTCAAGCAACGTCTGCAGCAGCGCTTGGATCAGCGCGGTGTGCAGATCACTGAGGTAATCCACGAAGAGTTCTGCCTCTTCCCCATGAATCTGCCGCTACCCGATCGCAGCCAGCCAGTGCTGGCCTTTGGTGGTGCGGCGAGCATGGTGCATCCCGCTTCCGGCTACATGGTGGGGGCGCTGCTGCGTCGTGGCCCTGGATTGGCGGATGCCCTGACTGCAGCTCTGGCGGATACATCGCTCGGATCAGCCGATCTTGCCCGGCGAGGCTGGCAGACGCTCTGGCCCACTGAGTTGGTACTGAGGCATCAGCTTTATCAGTTTGGTCTGGGTCGTCTGATGGGATTCAACGCAAGCCTGCTTCGGACCCATTTCGCCACCTTCTTTTCGCTGGCCAGAGCGGACTGGTTTGGCTTCCTGACCAACACCTTGCCCCTGCCCCGGCTGATGGCGGTGATGTTGCGACTGTTTGCCCTGTCCCCGTGGGAACTCAGGCGTGGGCTTGTGCTGGGAGCAGAGAAGAGTCAGGCGCCAGACTTCAGCCGTTGA
- a CDS encoding signal protein, translating to MRDRLWIVIPAAGFPFLLVLFIVLWQSLQQQSHTIQDLVKQLDRLNSVELRDRTGSRELIEQQLGVLQTRQQSLQRKISNLESWQRASADRERALWNRIETPFPSNRDLEPREDRDLERTAPPGLPSSQQQSSQQPVISP from the coding sequence GTGCGTGATCGCCTCTGGATCGTTATCCCTGCAGCGGGGTTTCCATTCCTGCTGGTTCTGTTCATTGTTCTCTGGCAGTCTCTGCAACAACAAAGCCACACCATCCAGGATCTGGTGAAGCAGCTCGACAGACTGAACAGTGTCGAGCTGCGTGACAGGACAGGAAGCCGAGAGCTGATCGAACAGCAGCTTGGGGTTTTACAGACACGACAACAATCGCTTCAGAGGAAGATCAGCAATCTGGAAAGCTGGCAGCGCGCTTCCGCCGATCGGGAACGGGCCCTCTGGAACAGGATCGAGACCCCGTTCCCATCCAATCGTGATCTCGAACCTCGGGAAGACCGGGACCTTGAACGAACAGCACCACCAGGACTGCCCTCATCTCAACAGCAGTCATCTCAACAGCCAGTGATCAGCCCTTGA